A part of Helicobacter himalayensis genomic DNA contains:
- a CDS encoding fibronectin type III domain-containing protein, with protein sequence MKCWITTLSCNVLAIFSLNLTGCATLTQGFNQKFEQDSNLPTLSNIRTISDVSTIGFEWEIPAQKVDSQNILEKLEIEGFVIYRANEGDFGREELEQENLPFSAFKQIAILKNPLTTHFFDTNLTPKSAYYYLFATLGEDKTMSNLSKTIRVETSFIDPIEGLFVLNHKPKTLKIVIAPHANPSIKSYIIQRQNDEGVFINITELKGRFNIEYFDTNLQDGTTYTYRVLAKDFLGNLSEPSIEVSERTLELLPSVENASASHNLALKIELNWNPISQAKRYRIYADMDNNGQYKVLATTTKTHFTHTLKEHGQSVRYQIVGLDSYDLDGEMLKTPLVGSTLARPQAPKITSSRVEGRNIIIQWSEPEDSRAKKYALYRKEPQTNRSNRYNNIKSTSFIDKETKRALNYTYSVSSIDEFGIESPQSAPVTLMRN encoded by the coding sequence ATGAAGTGCTGGATAACAACACTCTCTTGCAACGTTTTAGCAATTTTTAGCCTCAATCTCACAGGCTGTGCGACACTCACGCAAGGATTTAACCAAAAATTTGAACAAGATTCTAATTTGCCAACTCTTTCAAATATTCGCACCATTAGCGATGTCAGCACCATAGGCTTTGAATGGGAAATACCCGCGCAAAAGGTGGATTCTCAAAATATCTTAGAAAAGTTAGAGATTGAAGGTTTTGTCATCTATCGCGCAAATGAGGGCGATTTTGGTCGCGAGGAGTTAGAGCAGGAAAATCTGCCTTTTAGCGCCTTTAAACAAATTGCAATTTTAAAAAATCCCCTTACCACGCATTTTTTTGATACAAACCTTACGCCAAAAAGCGCGTATTACTATCTTTTTGCCACACTTGGCGAGGATAAAACAATGAGTAATCTTAGCAAAACTATTAGAGTAGAAACTTCTTTCATCGACCCGATAGAAGGGCTTTTTGTACTAAACCATAAGCCAAAAACACTAAAAATAGTCATCGCCCCACACGCAAATCCGAGCATAAAATCCTACATTATCCAACGTCAAAACGATGAAGGCGTATTTATCAATATTACCGAGCTTAAAGGGCGCTTTAATATCGAGTATTTTGATACTAATCTTCAAGATGGCACAACTTACACTTACCGCGTGCTTGCAAAGGATTTTCTAGGGAATCTAAGCGAGCCTTCTATCGAAGTGAGTGAGCGCACGCTTGAGCTTTTGCCAAGTGTGGAAAATGCCAGCGCCTCGCATAATTTGGCGCTTAAAATCGAGCTGAATTGGAATCCGATCTCCCAAGCCAAACGTTACAGAATCTACGCGGATATGGACAATAACGGACAATACAAAGTCCTTGCCACCACGACAAAAACGCATTTTACCCACACACTCAAAGAACACGGGCAAAGCGTGCGCTATCAAATTGTTGGGCTAGATTCTTATGATTTAGATGGAGAAATGCTAAAAACACCGCTTGTTGGCTCTACACTTGCACGCCCACAAGCACCAAAAATCACAAGCTCTAGGGTTGAAGGACGCAATATCATCATTCAATGGAGCGAACCAGAAGATTCTCGCGCAAAGAAATACGCACTCTATCGCAAAGAACCCCAAACAAACCGCTCTAATCGCTACAACAATATAAAATCCACAAGTTTTATTGACAAAGAAACCAAACGCGCGCTTAACTACACTTACAGCGTTTCTAGCATTGATGAATTTGGCATAGAATCCCCACAAAGCGCGCCTGTAACGCTTATGCGAAACTAA
- a CDS encoding DUF6056 family protein has translation MPPPPIGFLSKYKNFLKNSFDSQNSCFSPLFSSIVIFLGLYVFLLFVNVMFPVQSDDLGHATTNFQAAISSYMGWNGRIGDMARVWFGSYLATMSIFNFINAFVGVGVLYLFFALLFGRLPNGGIESATIFAGMVFLILFDSAFGAIFYWAAGSFNYLWAYFVILLWLLPYRIFWGRVLAQANIQRTKESFLAQSLKSLGMLFLGIVAGWASELNAVIIIVLLASLVIAWRKKITLPFWYFSGGLGFLAGFLVLYFSPGSAKRAALFRGWGAYFTLKDLWDMSFSQKIERIKFIFSKVDNTYFNIALCVSVVIYAFTRFHRILLSLCVAVAGLVAINAVFTYAHSVLFLSFCAIIGFLLFLDSKKARLQDEAKFFLILTLAILLYMLYISATIQILIPHRAQLHYTLIKITLLVSLLVYLRAKCECKTMQYLYKGASIALLLMAFVYGAYVAKECYSMHNKWQQMVGFIEGQKALGNKNIAVSLKYFKSNYKYYTGWQNPDSDPNSWPNPTYAKYFGLDSFIVK, from the coding sequence GTGCCCCCCCCCCCTATAGGCTTTCTTTCAAAGTATAAAAACTTTTTAAAAAATTCTTTCGATTCTCAAAATTCTTGTTTTTCTCCGCTTTTTTCAAGTATCGTAATCTTTCTTGGCTTGTATGTATTTTTGCTTTTTGTCAATGTAATGTTTCCCGTGCAAAGCGATGATTTAGGACATGCAACTACCAATTTTCAAGCAGCTATTTCTAGTTATATGGGCTGGAATGGGCGCATTGGCGATATGGCTCGCGTTTGGTTTGGGAGCTATCTTGCGACAATGAGTATTTTTAATTTTATCAATGCTTTCGTTGGCGTGGGCGTGTTGTATCTCTTTTTTGCCTTGCTTTTTGGGCGCTTACCAAATGGTGGGATTGAGAGCGCGACAATCTTTGCTGGTATGGTGTTTTTAATACTTTTTGATAGTGCTTTTGGTGCGATTTTTTATTGGGCGGCTGGAAGCTTTAATTATCTTTGGGCGTATTTTGTTATTTTGCTATGGCTTTTGCCTTATAGAATCTTTTGGGGCAGGGTATTAGCACAGGCAAACATACAAAGAACAAAAGAATCTTTTTTAGCACAATCTTTAAAATCGCTTGGTATGTTGTTTTTAGGTATTGTGGCTGGCTGGGCGAGCGAGCTTAATGCTGTGATAATTATTGTCCTGCTTGCTAGCTTGGTCATTGCGTGGCGTAAAAAAATTACACTTCCATTTTGGTATTTTTCAGGGGGGCTTGGGTTTTTAGCAGGATTCTTAGTGCTTTATTTTAGTCCGGGAAGTGCGAAGAGGGCTGCGCTTTTTCGTGGTTGGGGAGCATATTTCACACTTAAAGATTTATGGGATATGAGTTTTAGCCAAAAAATTGAGCGCATAAAATTTATTTTTAGCAAGGTTGATAACACTTATTTTAACATTGCGCTTTGTGTGAGTGTTGTAATCTATGCATTTACGCGTTTTCATAGGATTCTTTTGAGCCTTTGCGTGGCTGTTGCTGGGCTAGTAGCCATTAATGCAGTCTTTACATACGCACATAGTGTGTTATTTCTTAGCTTTTGCGCGATTATTGGCTTTTTACTTTTTTTAGATTCTAAAAAAGCCAGATTGCAAGATGAGGCGAAATTTTTTCTTATCCTAACGCTTGCTATTTTGCTTTATATGCTCTATATTAGCGCGACCATACAGATTCTTATTCCTCATCGCGCGCAGTTGCATTACACGCTGATTAAAATTACCTTGCTTGTGAGTTTGCTTGTGTATTTACGCGCAAAATGTGAATGCAAAACAATGCAATATCTTTATAAAGGGGCAAGTATCGCGTTATTGCTTATGGCATTTGTCTATGGTGCGTATGTGGCAAAGGAATGTTATAGTATGCATAATAAATGGCAACAAATGGTGGGCTTTATTGAGGGACAAAAGGCATTGGGAAATAAAAATATTGCAGTAAGTTTGAAATATTTTAAATCAAACTACAAATACTACACCGGCTGGCAGAATCCAGATTCTGACCCAAATAGCTGGCCAAATCCAACTTATGCAAAATATTTTGGGCTTGATAGCTTTATCGTAAAATAA
- a CDS encoding M99 family carboxypeptidase catalytic domain-containing protein, producing MRIFLLLMLALKFMLCAGVMPIDFKVYDMPSEDSQGPNVLIMSGIQGDEPGAYNATNLFLQYYTIKKGNVRVIPSLSPHSMFYNSRGVYGDLNRKFANLDSNDPEFEVIQKIKEQILDSKVQAIFHMHDGSGFYRPKYINETFGPKRWGNCSIIDQDSIDVSPFGDLKNIIEVVINHTNSGLLKPFHKYHLRNTETAKKDTQMQKSLTFFAITHNKPAFAHEASKTLPLREKTYYHLLGIEGFLKAVGIEFERHFELTPQVVAKLINDPSITLTIDEILTLPLFSIKSPLNFFPMPLSAKQNLQSVNIESKSKILGLSQAPQSALIDVKYGNRTMMRLNPLYLEFDKSLQSVEFDIDDVRQEVKIGSLVKAKTSFLIHTPRDETKNTDSNMRANVIGFVKKGDTSPAPNEFDTLVHKKALFKKFAIDTNARIYRVEFYKNDAFAGMVLVEFE from the coding sequence ATGAGAATCTTTTTACTTTTAATGCTTGCTTTAAAATTCATGCTGTGTGCGGGTGTGATGCCCATTGATTTTAAAGTGTATGATATGCCAAGTGAAGATTCTCAAGGACCAAATGTGCTTATAATGAGCGGGATTCAGGGCGATGAGCCCGGCGCGTATAATGCCACAAATCTTTTTTTACAATACTACACGATTAAAAAAGGCAATGTGCGCGTAATCCCCTCACTTAGCCCGCACTCAATGTTTTATAATAGTCGAGGCGTGTATGGGGATTTGAATCGCAAATTTGCAAACTTAGATTCAAATGACCCAGAATTTGAGGTAATCCAAAAAATCAAAGAACAGATTCTTGATTCAAAGGTGCAGGCGATTTTCCATATGCACGATGGAAGCGGCTTTTATCGTCCAAAATATATCAATGAAACCTTTGGTCCGAAACGTTGGGGGAACTGCTCGATAATCGACCAAGATTCTATTGATGTAAGTCCTTTTGGGGATTTAAAAAATATCATTGAAGTAGTGATAAACCACACAAATAGCGGGCTTTTAAAGCCATTTCACAAATACCATTTGCGCAATACAGAAACCGCCAAAAAAGACACGCAAATGCAAAAAAGCTTGACATTTTTTGCTATCACGCATAATAAGCCAGCCTTCGCGCACGAAGCATCCAAAACTCTACCCCTGCGCGAAAAGACATATTATCATTTGCTAGGGATTGAAGGATTTTTGAAAGCGGTGGGGATTGAATTTGAAAGGCATTTTGAGCTTACTCCGCAAGTGGTGGCAAAGCTCATCAATGACCCAAGTATCACGCTTACAATTGATGAGATTCTCACACTCCCGCTATTTTCTATCAAATCTCCGCTAAATTTTTTCCCTATGCCTTTGAGTGCAAAACAGAATTTACAAAGTGTGAATATAGAATCTAAGAGCAAGATTCTAGGACTTTCTCAAGCGCCCCAAAGTGCGCTTATAGATGTGAAATATGGCAATCGCACAATGATGCGCCTAAATCCTTTGTATTTAGAGTTTGATAAATCACTACAAAGCGTGGAATTTGACATTGATGATGTGAGGCAGGAGGTAAAAATTGGCTCGCTTGTGAAAGCTAAAACAAGCTTTCTTATCCACACGCCACGTGATGAAACCAAGAATACAGATTCTAATATGAGGGCAAATGTGATTGGCTTTGTCAAAAAAGGTGATACCTCGCCAGCGCCAAATGAATTTGATACTTTAGTGCATAAAAAAGCGCTTTTTAAGAAATTCGCCATTGATACAAACGCGCGCATTTATCGCGTGGAATTTTACAAAAATGACGCTTTTGCGGGAATGGTGCTAGTGGAGTTTGAGTAG
- a CDS encoding flagellar FLiS export co-chaperone, protein MIDSKTLAQISSAQTPLNHETSRQANKRFGEDIKGVNEFIGALQSAQIVLTKILKIAQDCLYDATDLQQAQMSESELDSKKALAISEIASLVAEAQFLGTPLFDTNLSANINGAKQSICFASPLSLSPDFYALSVYVQEKQDESMQLLLLLSEVLSTPSNAHFESVDSNALTSMLKG, encoded by the coding sequence ATGATAGATTCTAAGACTTTAGCGCAAATTTCTAGCGCGCAAACTCCCCTTAATCACGAGACTTCACGGCAGGCAAATAAGCGCTTTGGTGAGGATATAAAAGGCGTGAATGAATTTATTGGTGCTTTGCAAAGTGCGCAGATTGTGCTTACAAAGATTCTCAAAATTGCACAGGACTGCTTGTATGATGCTACTGATTTGCAACAAGCCCAAATGAGCGAATCTGAACTTGATTCTAAAAAAGCACTTGCCATAAGTGAAATCGCCTCGCTTGTGGCAGAAGCGCAGTTTTTAGGCACGCCACTTTTTGATACAAATTTAAGCGCAAATATTAATGGCGCAAAACAAAGCATTTGCTTTGCTTCCCCACTAAGCCTTTCACCTGATTTTTACGCGCTAAGTGTGTATGTGCAAGAAAAGCAAGACGAGAGTATGCAACTATTGCTTCTTTTAAGCGAGGTGCTTAGCACGCCTTCAAATGCGCATTTTGAAAGTGTGGATTCTAACGCGCTTACTTCAATGCTAAAGGGCTAA
- a CDS encoding type I restriction endonuclease → MDFESAINTIVETISERKSLVKTEEATKMTFVIPFLKALGYDVTNPSIVVPEYTTDVGIKKGEKVDYAIFKDNKPFIMIEAKNHAENLDNHINQLVRYFKTAPSIKFAILTNGIEYRFFTDMEHQNLMDKIPFLVINLENPKARDIKDLERFIYSKLDIDDILRVAKEKKYHREIQEIFKQEINKPSDEFVTFFARRLTKQKMISSTIEKFRKHIKKSLEEFISDTAYEKNVNIKNNLQNPNNNKENGEIKDKKIPLTKEELQGFQIIKSILGNAGVDSSRIDYYKTKARPPYLRVSLQDKWICRLYLFKKQENRIEFPDGTEQKFTHINELYSLREQILKAYKTRNDTL, encoded by the coding sequence ATGGACTTTGAAAGTGCAATAAATACTATCGTCGAGACAATTTCTGAAAGGAAATCACTTGTGAAAACTGAAGAAGCTACCAAAATGACTTTTGTTATTCCATTTCTCAAAGCACTTGGTTATGATGTAACTAATCCAAGTATTGTTGTGCCTGAATACACTACAGATGTTGGCATAAAAAAGGGCGAAAAAGTTGATTATGCTATTTTCAAAGACAATAAGCCTTTTATCATGATAGAGGCTAAAAATCACGCAGAAAACCTTGATAACCACATCAACCAACTTGTCAGATATTTCAAAACCGCACCAAGCATAAAATTTGCCATACTTACAAATGGCATAGAATACCGATTTTTCACAGATATGGAGCACCAAAATCTTATGGATAAGATTCCATTTCTTGTGATAAATCTTGAAAACCCAAAGGCCAGAGATATAAAGGATTTGGAACGTTTTATTTACTCTAAACTTGATATAGATGATATTTTAAGAGTGGCTAAGGAGAAAAAATATCATCGTGAAATACAAGAGATTTTCAAACAAGAAATCAATAAACCTAGTGATGAATTTGTCACATTTTTTGCAAGGCGACTCACCAAGCAAAAAATGATAAGTAGTACAATAGAGAAATTTAGAAAACATATCAAAAAATCACTTGAAGAATTTATAAGTGACACTGCGTATGAAAAAAATGTAAATATTAAAAACAACCTCCAAAATCCCAATAACAACAAAGAAAATGGAGAAATAAAAGATAAGAAAATACCCCTCACGAAAGAGGAGTTACAAGGATTCCAGATTATCAAATCTATTTTGGGCAATGCAGGAGTGGATTCATCACGGATTGACTATTACAAAACGAAAGCGAGGCCACCTTATTTGCGTGTTAGTTTGCAAGACAAATGGATTTGCCGACTTTATCTCTTCAAAAAACAGGAAAATCGTATCGAATTCCCCGATGGAACAGAGCAAAAATTTACACACATTAATGAGCTTTATTCTTTACGAGAACAGATTCTTAAAGCTTATAAAACAAGGAATGATACTCTTTAA
- the hemL gene encoding glutamate-1-semialdehyde 2,1-aminomutase: protein MELIHSINNFNEAKQVIVGGVNSPVRAFGSVGGTPRFIKKGAGAYLYDEDDNVYIDFVQSWGPLIFGHCDKDIESSVLHAAKNGLSFGAPTELETTLAKEIISVYDNVEKIRLVNSGTEATMSAIRLARAYSGKDDIIKFEGCYHGHSDSLLVSAGSGCATFGNPSSPGVPKDISKHTLVARYNDIDSVRACFETSAKNGSGVGCVIIEPIAGNMGLVPASKEFLRALRKLCNEFSAVLIFDEVMSGFRASLKGALSFCDVLPDMATFGKVIGAGMPLAAFGGKDEIMNLLSPVGGVYQAGTLSGNPLAVSGGLCALSKLKADPKIYTYLENLARKLTAGLKESANKYKIPIQTTFRGSMFGFFFCENEVKNFDDAKKADTALFAKFHQKMLEKGVYLACSQFETGFICTSMGEKEIDTTICAAKECFAEITQGL, encoded by the coding sequence ATGGAGCTTATCCATAGTATCAATAATTTTAATGAAGCAAAACAAGTGATTGTAGGTGGCGTAAATTCCCCTGTGCGTGCGTTTGGCTCTGTAGGCGGGACACCTAGATTTATCAAAAAAGGTGCAGGAGCGTATTTATACGATGAAGATGACAATGTTTATATTGATTTTGTGCAAAGCTGGGGACCATTAATTTTTGGACATTGTGACAAAGATATAGAATCTAGCGTGTTGCACGCAGCAAAAAATGGGCTTAGTTTTGGCGCACCTACCGAACTTGAGACGACTTTGGCAAAAGAAATTATTAGTGTTTATGATAATGTCGAAAAAATCCGCCTTGTTAATTCCGGCACTGAAGCCACAATGAGCGCTATCCGCCTAGCGCGCGCATATAGCGGAAAAGATGATATTATAAAATTTGAAGGTTGCTACCACGGGCATTCTGATAGTTTGCTTGTGAGTGCGGGAAGTGGTTGTGCGACTTTTGGGAATCCTAGCTCGCCGGGCGTGCCAAAGGATATTAGCAAGCATACTTTAGTCGCGCGCTATAACGATATAGATTCTGTGCGTGCTTGCTTTGAGACAAGCGCGAAAAATGGTAGTGGCGTAGGTTGCGTGATTATCGAGCCAATCGCTGGGAATATGGGACTTGTGCCGGCAAGCAAAGAGTTTTTGCGCGCATTGCGCAAGCTTTGCAATGAATTTAGTGCGGTGCTTATTTTTGATGAAGTAATGAGCGGGTTTCGCGCTAGCCTGAAAGGCGCGCTTAGCTTTTGTGATGTGTTGCCGGATATGGCGACTTTTGGCAAGGTTATTGGTGCTGGAATGCCCCTTGCTGCGTTTGGTGGAAAAGATGAGATAATGAATCTGCTCTCTCCTGTGGGTGGCGTGTATCAAGCAGGCACACTAAGTGGGAATCCGCTTGCTGTGAGCGGTGGCTTGTGTGCGCTTAGCAAATTAAAGGCAGATCCAAAAATTTATACATATTTAGAGAATCTCGCACGCAAATTAACAGCGGGATTAAAAGAATCTGCAAATAAATATAAAATCCCGATACAGACGACATTTAGAGGCTCTATGTTTGGCTTTTTCTTTTGTGAAAATGAAGTGAAAAATTTTGATGATGCCAAAAAAGCAGACACCGCACTTTTTGCAAAGTTTCATCAAAAAATGCTTGAAAAAGGCGTGTATCTTGCTTGCTCGCAGTTTGAGACGGGCTTTATTTGCACGAGTATGGGCGAAAAAGAGATTGACACCACAATTTGCGCAGCAAAAGAATGCTTTGCAGAAATCACGCAAGGGCTTTAA
- the gltX gene encoding glutamate--tRNA ligase: MLRFAPSPTGDMHIGNLRAAIFNYIIAKQTNQPFLIRIEDTDTARNIEGKDKEILSILNLFGLLWDKLVYQSDNFPRHRQLAEYLIAQDKAFYCYCSKEFLDKKREEAKEQKRAFRYESVWAELEKDSNPKPVVRLRGVDREINFEDVIKGKLTFAPNEVESFVILKDDGIPTYNFACAVDDMLYDVSFIVRGEDHVSNTPKQILVHKSLGYDKNIGYAHLPIILGDNGSKMSKRDSASSVSWLLEQGYLPQAICNYLIGMGNKTPYEVFKLQDALEWFDIKNVAKAPVKFDIKRLRYLNREHLKRLNESELALLLQSSDASIGAIAKLHLQEASTLNEIREKVDCIFAPKDIYALYEGQDFSKEAQILYDTLRELIQTKSNALQEYESLKEVLLMRTNLKGKSFFKPLRILLTGNSQGLELNELYPYLRFFLDEIVRLKPRS; the protein is encoded by the coding sequence ATGCTACGCTTTGCGCCATCGCCAACGGGCGATATGCATATTGGGAATCTGCGTGCGGCGATTTTTAACTACATTATCGCCAAGCAAACAAATCAACCCTTTTTAATCCGTATTGAAGACACCGACACAGCACGCAATATCGAGGGGAAAGATAAGGAAATTCTAAGTATTCTCAATCTCTTTGGGCTTTTGTGGGATAAGCTCGTGTATCAAAGTGATAATTTTCCTCGTCATAGACAATTAGCAGAGTATCTCATCGCGCAGGATAAGGCGTTTTATTGCTATTGTAGCAAGGAGTTTTTAGATAAGAAGCGCGAGGAGGCGAAAGAGCAAAAAAGGGCATTTCGCTATGAGAGTGTATGGGCGGAGCTTGAGAAAGATTCTAATCCAAAGCCTGTGGTGCGCTTGCGTGGGGTGGATAGAGAGATAAACTTTGAAGATGTGATAAAAGGAAAGCTCACTTTTGCACCAAATGAGGTGGAAAGCTTTGTGATTTTAAAAGATGATGGCATTCCTACCTATAACTTTGCCTGCGCGGTAGATGATATGCTTTATGATGTGAGCTTTATCGTGCGTGGCGAGGATCATGTGAGTAATACGCCAAAGCAGATTCTCGTGCATAAATCTTTGGGCTATGATAAAAATATCGGCTATGCGCATTTGCCAATCATTTTGGGTGATAATGGGAGCAAAATGAGCAAGCGCGATAGTGCATCAAGTGTGAGCTGGCTTTTGGAGCAGGGCTATTTGCCACAGGCGATTTGTAACTATCTCATCGGTATGGGGAATAAAACGCCATATGAAGTGTTTAAATTGCAAGATGCGCTTGAGTGGTTTGATATTAAAAATGTTGCAAAAGCGCCGGTAAAGTTTGATATAAAGCGTCTGCGCTATTTAAATAGAGAACATTTGAAGCGACTAAATGAGTCTGAGCTTGCACTTCTTTTGCAATCAAGTGATGCGAGTATCGGCGCGATTGCAAAACTGCATTTGCAAGAGGCTAGCACGCTTAATGAAATCCGCGAGAAAGTGGATTGTATTTTCGCACCAAAGGATATTTACGCGCTCTATGAGGGGCAGGATTTTAGCAAGGAAGCACAGATTCTCTATGATACATTGCGCGAGCTTATACAAACAAAATCTAATGCCTTGCAAGAATATGAAAGCTTGAAAGAAGTCCTCTTGATGCGCACAAACTTAAAGGGTAAAAGCTTTTTTAAGCCTTTGCGTATTTTGCTAACGGGCAATTCCCAAGGCTTAGAGCTAAACGAACTCTATCCTTATTTGCGCTTTTTCCTAGATGAGATTGTGAGGCTAAAGCCTCGCTCTTAA
- a CDS encoding RluA family pseudouridine synthase — protein MKKIIISENATKMRLDIFLSQNLNASRAQVAECIKSQGVRVNGKICAKPSALLKLNDCVEFAQQQALQNTESSTLTQDKTLVSKKEFSQIEILYKDDDILLLNKPPNLIIHDAPSTKEPTLLDWLKLTQKPLDSLSGNLRYGIVHRLDRFTSGALAVARNLKAHTSLSNQLKTRTMGRIYLAVITPKLKSDMVIECYLGRNPKNRLKMAKLASIDSQPLQDSHLLQDSHFAHRLQSAQNPQIPQSTPTLPKNLRYAKSAFVKLLDSKNGCFELIAIKLFTGRTHQIRAHLESINRHILGDELYGYKQESSRISYNGRILLHAHIMYLQHPSTMDTLFFKAPLFADMLNFLEQNFQKDKLNEVLDNNTLLQRFSNF, from the coding sequence ATGAAAAAAATTATTATATCAGAAAACGCTACCAAAATGCGCCTTGATATTTTTCTAAGTCAGAATCTCAATGCTTCGCGCGCGCAGGTGGCGGAATGTATCAAATCTCAAGGTGTGCGCGTAAATGGCAAAATCTGCGCCAAACCAAGTGCGCTTTTAAAGCTAAATGACTGCGTGGAATTTGCGCAACAACAAGCCTTGCAAAATACAGAATCTAGCACGCTTACGCAGGATAAAACGCTAGTTTCTAAAAAAGAATTTAGTCAAATTGAGATTCTCTACAAAGATGATGATATTTTACTTCTTAACAAACCGCCAAATCTCATTATCCACGATGCGCCCTCCACCAAAGAGCCAACTTTGCTTGACTGGCTCAAACTCACCCAAAAACCCCTAGATTCTTTAAGTGGGAATTTGCGCTATGGAATTGTGCATAGGCTGGATAGATTCACAAGCGGTGCGCTTGCGGTGGCGCGTAATTTAAAAGCGCATACTTCTCTAAGCAATCAGCTCAAAACTCGCACAATGGGGAGAATCTATCTCGCTGTAATCACGCCAAAGCTTAAAAGTGATATGGTGATTGAATGCTATCTTGGGCGCAATCCTAAAAATCGCCTTAAAATGGCAAAGCTGGCTTCTATTGATTCCCAACCTTTGCAAGATTCTCACCTTTTACAAGATTCTCACTTTGCGCACAGACTTCAAAGCGCACAAAATCCACAAATTCCCCAAAGCACGCCAACTTTGCCAAAAAACCTCCGCTACGCAAAAAGCGCGTTTGTTAAGCTTTTAGATTCCAAAAATGGTTGTTTTGAACTCATTGCCATAAAGCTATTTACCGGCAGGACGCACCAAATCCGCGCGCATTTAGAAAGCATCAACCGCCATATTTTAGGCGATGAACTCTATGGCTACAAGCAAGAATCTAGCAGGATTTCTTACAATGGCAGAATCTTGCTACACGCCCACATAATGTATCTACAACACCCAAGCACGATGGATACACTATTTTTTAAAGCCCCACTTTTTGCCGATATGCTAAACTTTTTAGAACAAAACTTCCAAAAGGACAAACTCAATGAAGTGCTGGATAACAACACTCTCTTGCAACGTTTTAGCAATTTTTAG
- a CDS encoding FtsW/RodA/SpoVE family cell cycle protein has protein sequence MNAKKILAHFDFIVILLVVPLIVLSFFLVSELDSVLFAKQLKYLALSLCVAVVLFFIPYRRLNYSIIFLYVLLLLLVIAVKFVGVEKNHAQRWIEIPFTSFSIQPSEIMKVALMLFLASYISKNPPPESGYGWKDFGIIASFVILPFFLILLEPDLGTALIILFVGFGVLFLVGVHKKIWITLGIIGFLSIIPAYTIAINTGLLKQYHEKRINDFVSGNHPYQVQQALIAIGSGGASGKPQVLATQSQLKFLPYASTDFIFAYFVERFGFLGALGLLGLYFLLILYLLNICLSAVKDFFLRVVSGYIAVLFFLYAGVNICMVLGLAPVVGVPLALMSYGGTSFMTFVALLSILENTLAFRFVFKYNSDSANGGGPLAQLVRALGS, from the coding sequence TTGAATGCGAAGAAAATTTTAGCACATTTTGATTTTATTGTGATTTTGCTCGTTGTACCTTTAATTGTGCTGTCATTTTTTTTGGTGAGCGAGCTTGATAGTGTGCTTTTTGCAAAGCAGTTAAAATACCTAGCCCTTAGCCTTTGCGTGGCTGTGGTGCTTTTTTTTATTCCTTACAGACGTTTAAATTACTCGATTATTTTTTTGTATGTGTTGCTATTGCTTTTGGTGATAGCAGTGAAGTTTGTGGGTGTAGAGAAAAATCACGCGCAACGTTGGATTGAGATTCCATTTACAAGCTTTTCAATCCAGCCAAGCGAGATTATGAAAGTTGCGCTTATGCTCTTCCTCGCCTCATATATTTCTAAGAATCCGCCGCCAGAAAGTGGCTATGGATGGAAAGATTTTGGGATTATAGCCTCATTTGTCATTTTGCCATTTTTTCTTATTTTGTTAGAGCCGGATTTAGGCACGGCACTTATTATTTTGTTTGTGGGGTTTGGTGTGCTGTTTTTGGTTGGTGTGCATAAAAAGATTTGGATTACACTTGGAATTATTGGGTTTTTAAGTATTATTCCGGCTTATACTATTGCCATAAACACCGGGCTTTTGAAGCAATACCACGAAAAAAGGATAAATGACTTTGTCAGTGGAAACCACCCCTATCAAGTCCAGCAAGCTCTTATTGCCATTGGTTCAGGTGGCGCGAGTGGGAAGCCTCAAGTGCTCGCCACGCAATCCCAGCTAAAATTTCTCCCCTATGCAAGCACGGATTTTATTTTCGCATATTTTGTGGAGCGCTTTGGATTCCTTGGGGCGTTGGGACTTTTGGGGCTGTATTTTTTGCTTATTTTGTATTTGCTTAATATTTGTTTGAGCGCGGTGAAGGACTTTTTCTTGCGGGTGGTGAGCGGGTATATTGCGGTGCTCTTTTTTCTTTATGCGGGGGTAAATATTTGTATGGTGCTAGGGCTTGCACCTGTGGTTGGCGTGCCATTAGCGCTTATGAGCTACGGGGGGACGAGCTTTATGACTTTTGTTGCACTTTTAAGCATTTTAGAAAACACACTTGCCTTTCGCTTTGTTTTTAAGTATAATTCGGACTCTGCAAATGGCGGGGGGCCTTTAGCTCAGTTGGTTAGAGCGCTCGGCTCATAA